The Alteromonas mediterranea DE genome contains the following window.
TTTGTTATCGCGCTTATTTTATTTACCATCTTAGGATTCAGTGAAGTAGGCGAAGCTAAGGCAGAGCGCATTGAACAAATGCAGCAGCTTTTAAATGCCTCCTTCGACCTAGGTTGGCACCTGCTTATTCCGTTGGTTGTATTGCTTACACTTGCCATTAAAAAAATGCCTGCGTTTCCTGCGGTATTTATCGGTGCGCTGTTAGGCGGTGTTTGGGCAGTGGTATTTCAGTGGGATGTAGTAATGTCTATGGCAAGCAGCGACGACTCAGCCAATGTTGGCGCACTAAAAGTCGTGTGGACGGCGCTTTTTGACGGCGTAAGCTTTTCTACACCCGACGAGAACTTAAATAGCTTGCTGTCTCGCGGTGGTATGTCATCCATGCTTAATACTATTTGGCTAATCATTTGCGCAATGTCTTTTGGCGCAGTACTTGAACGGGTTGGCCTACTTAAACGCGCGGTATCTGCTATTTTACTTGGCGCAAAATCGGCGGGCGATATGGTCAGCCGTACTATTCTTACTTGTTTTGGTACAAACCTTGTTACTGCTGACCAGTATATATCTATTGTTATGCCAGGGCGTATGTACAAAGAAGAGTTTAAAAAGCGTGGTTTAGATCAACTCAACTTGTCTCGTAGCCTTGAAGATGGCGGCACGCTTACCTCTCCACTTATTCCATGGAACACGTGTGGTGCTTATATGCACAGCGTATTGCTTGTGAATCCGTTTGACTACGTGTTTTATGCTTTCTTTAACGTTATCAATCCGATCCTTGCTATTATCTATGCGTATTTAGGTATTAAGATTTTACGAATCACACCACCTACGGTTGAAGTAAACAGTAAAGAAACCGTTTAAAAAAACGTTCCATTACATCCACGTAGGCTTTCTTTTAGGAGGATCTATGTCAGTTCAAGCTAAACGCCGGGCGGATTATCAGCCGCCCGCTTTTTCAATAGCGACAGTTGACCTACACATTACGCTTCACCCAACCGAAACTAAGGTTGTTAGTACCCTTGCCATCGCGCGTAACGGCGCGCACAACGCTCCCTTAGTGCTAGATGGGGACGGACTAGAGCTTAATGCCATAGCCGTTAATGGCGAAGCTTTATCTGAAGAATTTTACACCCTTGGTGACAATACGCTAAGTATTAACAGCGAACTCGATACGTTTGAGTTAGTCATTACGACAACTATTGCTCCTGAGCACAATAAAGCACTCGAGGGCTTGTACCTTTCAGGCGGCGCATATTGCACACAATGTGAGGCTGAAGGCTTTCGTCGTATTACGTATTTTATGGACCGCCCAGACGTCTTGTCAGTTTATACGGTTACTGTAGTAGCTGATAAATCTATTCCTATGCTGCTAGCCAACGGTAACCCAGTTGACAAAGGAGATATTGGAGCGAGCAGCCACTTTGTTAAATGGCACGACCCCCACCCAAAACCTTGTTACCTTTTTGCGCTTGTTGCCGGTGATTTTGATTTACTTACCGATAGTTATACGACAAGCAGTGGTAAAGAAGTCGCCCTTGAGCTTTATGTTGATAAAGGTAAAAAGTCTCAAGGAGTGTTCGCCTTAGAATCATTGAAACGGGCGATGAAGTGGGATGAAGACGTCTTTGGCCTAGAATACGACCTTGATATCTACATGATAGTGGCCGTCGACTTCTTTAATATGGGGGCAATGGAGAACAAAGGGCTTAATGTTTTTAATAGCAAATTTGTTCTGGCCGACCAAGAAAGCGCGACAGACGATGATTTTTTCAATGTAGAATCTGTGATTGCACACGAATACTTCCATAATTGGACAGGCAACCGCGTCACCTGCAGAGATTGGTTTCAGCTAAGTCTTAAAGAGGGGCTAACGGTATTTAGAGACCAGCAGTTCAGTGCTGATATGACATCAGCGCTTAGTAATCGCATTAAACATGTGCGGGTCATGCGAGAGCACCAATTTGCTGAAGACGCCAGCGCAATGAGTCATCCTATCCGCCCCGAAGAAGTGATTGAAATGAATAACTTCTATACGGTTACGGTATACGATAAAGGCGCTGAGGTGATCCGTATGTTCCATACGCTTTTAGGCCCAGATGGCTTTAGGCGTGGAATGGATGAGTACTTTAAACGCCATGATGGGCAAGCGGTAACATGTGACGACTTTATTTCAGCTATGCAGTCTGCTACTGATTTAGATTTAACCCAGTTTGCACGTTGGTACAGTCAGTCCGGAACACCGGTTATCTCTGTCGAGCATAAAATTCAAAACGATGACAATGATGACGTTATCCATACGTTTACCTTGTCACAACATACGCCCGCCACGTCTGATCAAAGTGAAAAGGAATCGCTGTATATTCCGGTAAACATTGAAATTATTGATGATGAAGGAAATACATACACTGATAATGAGTCGATGATTCAAAATGGCATGGTAATTTTGAATGCGCCCTCGATGAGTTTTACCGTAAATGCCGAAAATGCTTCATTAACGCCTGTGGTGTTGGGTAATTTTTCTGCGCCGGCTAAAGTCGAAAACCCACTTGATACAGCATCACTGCTCACTATCTTTAAGTATGCCAAAGACCCGTTTAATCGTTGGGATGCAATGCAGACCCTATACGACCGCTGTATTAAACAGATTGAAGATGCACCAGGCTGTGCGATTAGCAATGATATTTGGGAAGGCATCAAGCAAGCAATTGCACAAGAGCAAAGTAATCTTGAGTTGTTAGGTGAGTGCTTAGTTACCCCGTCATTTGAAACCTTGTGTCAAAGCCGCAGTAACATTAACGTTTCTGCACTTTCGAAAGCGCGAAAAGCATTTTGTGATCAATTTGCACAAGCGCTTGAGCAAGAATTATTGCAAGTATTTAACAACATAGATGCAGCATCATACAGTTACACGCAAGACGCAGTAAACCAACGTCGCTGCAAGAATGTGGTGCTTGCACACTTAGCACGGTTACCTCAACATGAAGGCGCTATTGTCGCGCAGTTTGATGCTGCAGATAACATGACCGATACACTAGGGGCTCTAAGAAGCGCTCAACATTGTAATTCCGCGACATTTGATACCCTAATGGCACGATTTGAAGCAACGTGGAATCACGACCCACTGGTATTAGACAAGTGGTTTGCGCTTCACGCTACGCAAAATCGTGACGATATTTTTGCCACTATTACCATGCTTTGTGAACACCCGCAGTTCGCAATGAGTAACCCGAATCGCGTACGTTCTGTTATTGGAAGTTTTGCTTTTTATAACAGCGAAAGGTTCCATGCATTAGATGGCAGTGGGTATAAGTTTGTTACCGACTATTTGCTTAAGCTCGATGCAGTTAACCCGCAAGTAGCAGCGCGAATTGTAACACCACTAACGCAGTGGCAAGGGTTTGCAAACGAACATCAAGTATTGATGAAACAGCAGCTTGGGCGTTTATTAAATCATAAAGGCTTAAGTAAAGACGTGTTCGAAAAAGTAAGTAAAAGCCTTGCTTATGACAAGCATTAGCCAAACTGACTCGGTTTTTTACTTTTCAATAAATGCACCTTACAAGCAATGTGAGGTGCTTTATGTTCCATCTATGCCAGATGTGGTCATGGTCAGTGAATCAGGCCTAAGCGTCCAGGTACCGACCAACAGGCTCAGGCAATTTGTTACGTCTGATGGTATTAAAGGTCGTTTTAGGATGATTATTGATGCCAACAAAAAAATAAAATCCTTTGAAAGGCTCGCATAGAGCTTTTTTGTACGCGAAGAATTACTCTTTGGTATACGAGCTTTCACCACTCCCATACATAACACTTATGCGCTTTCTTTTGTCAATGAGCGTTCCAAAATACTAAACGCAACAGTTTCGCAATATTTCTGTACATTTTTTCTGCAAGTTTATAAATGCCCTTTATATTCACAATAAAGCAATAACTATTTGATACGACTAATGTTGTAAATTTTGTTAACTGGTAGGATTAGTTCTTGCGGTTGTGGCAAAATGATGTAATGATTTTGTTAATCGTTATGGTTGGTCATGATGTCACGTATTAAGTCACATCGACTTGGGAGTATAAAAATATGAAAAACGGGCCTAGCGCTTTTAAGATATCACCGGTAGCAGCGGGAGTTCTCTCACTGTTAGGTGCTGCTGCAGTACCTGTACACGCTGCAAATTGGCAGGTAGGTGATGTGAGTATATCTTTAGATTCAACATTTACCTTAGCTACTAGCATTCGAACTGAAGCACGAGATTACGACCTTATCGGTAACAGTAACCACCCTCAGTTCGATTGGAGCGGTTATCACGCAGCATTCAATCCTTTATACCCAAGTGGCGATGTGTGGGGTTTAGCCGATGGTGCTTATTCTACTAATGGTGACCTTGGTAACCTTGCACACGATCCAGGTGACGCGTTTGCAACGCAAATTTCAGGTACACATGAATTAGATATTAACTTCGGCGATTACGGTTTCTTCGCCCGTGGTTTCTGGTTCTACGACTTTGAGCAAATGGACGGCGACCGTCCATACTCTAACCCAATAACGGGTAACCAATACGACTTGTGTCAAGACCCCGAAGCAGAAGACCTACTGTGTACCGATGTACGTCTTTACGACGCATTCTTCTATGGCGATTGGTGGATTGGCGACAAACCATTTACGCTTCGTGTAGGCCGTCAGGTGATCAGTTGGGGTGAAAGTACATTCATCCAGCACGGTATTAATACAACGAACCCTGTTGATGTAACTCGCGCTCGTGCTCCAGGTGCAGAACTTAAAGAAGTATTCCTTCCAGTAGGGATGGTGTACGCGTCTTTAGGTTTGACTGACACAGTGAGTATTTCTGGTTATTACCAGTACGAATGGGAGCGCAGCTGGCTTCCTGTTTCTGGCAGCTACTTCGCGGGCAACGACTTTGCAGGTGAGGGCGGTCAACGCCAGAATATTCAATTAGGTTTTAGTGGTAACCCTGATATTGACCTAGATCATTTATTGACTGCATTGAATGGTTACGGTGATTTATTACGTTCAGGCGCTGATGCTGCAGATATATCTCAGGCTTATCTCGCTTATCCGACAAAAGTTGTCATTCGTGGCTTCTCGGATGATGCGCATAATGATGCAGACGACCAAGGTCAATATGGCTTGCGCTTGACGTGGTTCGCTGAGAATTTGAATGAAACAGAGTTTAGTTTCTATCACATCAATTACCACAGCCAACGCCCGCTTATTTCAGGTAAGACATCAGACTTTACTGCTGAAGGTATTGGCGCAGATCTCGCGTTCCTAGCATCTAATACCGTTACTCGCGACAACATCACTGAACTGGGTGCATTTACACAGTCAGAGTTCTTCTACCCAGAAGATATCAAACTTTATGGTATGAGCTTTAACACTAATATCGGTACTACGGCTCTTGCGGGTGAATTTGCTTACCGCGTGGATGAGCCGCTTCAAATCGATGATGTTGAATTGCTTTACATGGGTATGCCAGAGCAGCTTGCGAATGCTGGGCTACGTCCTGATTTTGGAGGTATTTCACAGCTAAACAATATCGGAAGAGCAGTAGGTCCAGGCGAGATAGCGGAAGGTTATCTATTCTCTGATACATGGCAAATGCAGTTTACTGCCTCACACGTATTTGGCCCTAAATTTGGTTCTGACAACTTCGTACTTCTCGGTGAAGTAGGTTATGTAAACGTTGTTGATATGCCAGACCCAGACGTCATTCGTTTAAATGCACCGGGTACTGCTCGTACACCGTCGCTCGAACCAATTAACGGTAACTCTCGTGAAGGTCTACATATTGGGCTTTCAGACGGCCCAGAGACTAACCCGTTTGCAACTGACGACGCGTGGGGCTATCGCTTATTGGCGGTTGCTGACTACAACTCAATATTCGCTGGCATGAACCTTCGTGTTCGCGGTACTTTCTCTCATGACGTTGAGGGTACTACGCCAGATCCATTATTCCTTTTCACAGAAGATGTTAAGTCTGCTGCACTTTCTTTCACGTTCGACTATTTAAGTAAATGGTCTGCAACGGCGTCTTACAGTGCGTTCTGGGGCGGCATTGGTACAACTAATGCGCTATCTGACAGAGACTTCATTTCATTTAACATCAAATACGCAATCTAAGAGTGGTTTTTATGATTAGAAAAGTAGGAATTATTGCAGCTGCCTTGTCACTGGCTTTATCTGGTGCAAGCGCTATGGCTAAAGTGTCTGAAGCAGACGCAAACAAATTAGGTAACGAACTTACGCCGCTTGGCGCAGAAAAAGCGGGTAATGCTGATGGCAGTATCCCTGCTTGGACTGGCGGTATTACCTCAGCACCGGCTGGTTACACAGTAGGTGATCATCACCCTGACCCATACCCAGAAGATAAGGTGCTTTTTGAGATAACCGCACAAAACTACAAAGAGTATGCGGACTTCTTATCTGAAGGCCAGAAAAAACTGTTTGAAGCGTATCCAGAAACGTTCCGCATGCCGGTTTACCCAACCCGTCGTTCTGCGTCGAACCCTCAGGCGATTTATGATGCAACTAAGGTAAACGCAACACGCGCTGAATTGCTTGACGATGGTAACGGCATTAAGGGTGCAGTATTGGGTATTCCATTCCCTGTACCACAAAATGGCTTAGAAGCGATATGGAACCATATTCTTCGTTATCGCGGAGCAGCGGTTCAGCGTAACGGTGGACAAGCAGCAGTTACTACCGGTGGTGATTACAACGTAATCGGTTTTGATGAGCAGTTGCTTATTAAATATGCAGAAGAAGACGCGACGCCAGAGAAGCTTACAGAAGACAACATTTTGTTTATGTTTAAGCAAAAGGTAACTAAACCAGCACGTTTGGCAGGGACAGCGTTGCTTGTACACGAAACGGTTGACCAAGTTAAAGAGCCGCGTAAAGCGTGGACGTATAACACCGGTCAGCGTCGTGTTCGCCTAGCACCTAATATCGCCTACGACACGCCAGGAACAGCGGCTGATGGCCTACGTACTACCGATGATTTTGATATGTTTAACGGCTCTCCAAACCGTTATGACTGGAACCTCGTTGGTAAGAAAGAAATGTATGTTGCGTATAACAACTATGCACTGCATTCAGATAGTGCTTCTTACGAAGATATTCTAAAGCCAAATCACGTTAACCCAGACCTTACACGTTGGGAAAAACACCGTGTATGGGTTGTTGAAGCAACGCTGAAAGAAGGTTTCCGTCACATTTATCAAAAACGTGTATTCTTCATTGATGAAGATAGCTGGCAAATTCAAGTTGCTGATATGTATGATAATCGTGGCGAACTCTATCGAGTTGGTGTAGCTTATGGTGTGAACTACTATGAAGTTCCTACACAGTGGTCAACGCTAGATGCGTATTACGATTTGAACTCTCGTCGTTACTTGGCCATTGGCCTTGATAACGAAGAGCAGATGTACGACTTCACCGTACGCCCCCGAGACGTAGAATTTACGCCTCAGGCGTTACGACGAGAAGGTATGCGCTAATCGCCTTACACAACAAACGGTTGGCAATGGCCAACCGTTTTTGTATGCAGACAATTATAAATAGGGGGAATGGTTAATTATGAAAAAAACCATTGCAGCGTGCATTGCCGCCACATTCGCAGTTAATTACTCTACAGCTGCACTTGCCGAAGAAGCATTCATGGCACCATTGGTTGAGCAATCGGTTCTTTTGGACATAGACGCTGATTCATTTGTCGTTATTGTCGGTGAACGCGGTCACGTATTAGTGTCAGAAGATGGTAAGGCGTTTAATCAAAAAGCCGTACCAACTCAATCAACGCTTACAGCAACTACGGTTGTTGGAGAAAATATTTGGGCAGTAGGTCACGACGCTGTCATTCTTCACTCTTCAGATAAGGGCGAAACCTGGGAGATACAAAATTATCAACCTGATCTTCAACGCCCATTTTTAGATGTATTATTCTTTGATGATAAGCAAGGTATCGCTACAGGTGCCTATGGCCTGTTTTATCGTACTTTAGACGGTGGGAAGACGTGGGCTGCGGAGCGTCATGCCAGCCTGCTTGACCCCATGGATCAAGAATATCTCGAAGAGGTTCGCAAAGAAGACGAGGCGTTTTATCAACAAGAACTTGAATCTATATTACCCCACCTTAATCGCGTTACCCTTGACGGTGATACGCTTTACCTTGCGGGCGAAGCAGGTTTGTTGCCAAAAGTACCGATATGGGAAGTCGTGGGAGCGCTATTTTGTTGATTACACAGGGTCATTCTTCGATATTAAACCGTTAGATGAAAACACCGTTTTGGCGGTGGGCCTTCGCGGGAACATTTTTGTAAATAAAAACCAAGGTGAGTGGGAGTACGTTCAGACCTGTTCAACCAGTACGCTTAACTCAATTCTTATTGGCTCTGAGTCGAAGGTTTATGCTTTAGGTAACAACGGAATGATGGTTAGCGCACAGCGCCCACTTCCAACTAGCATGCGTGACCCTTATGCCAACCCTTCGGATTGCAAAGCTGACGATGGCATTGTCGTATCTCAGATTAAAGATAAAGCCGCGCTTTTAAATGCCACACAGTTTAACGGTACAAGCATTGCTGTTACCGCAAATGGCATTAAAACGTTGAATTTAAAATAGGGCAGTATAAGAACAATGACCCATTTCCTTGAAAAATTAGTGTTTGGTAACCGAAAGATTGTGGTGGCGTTATTCACCATTGCGACGGTTTTTCTAGGTTACCAAGCCTCACAAATGCGCCTAGACGCAGGTTTTGAAAAAAACATTCCGCTAAATCACGAATACATGAAAACCTATATTGAGCATCGCCAAGATTTTGGTGGGGCAAATAATATTCTAGTATCCGTGTGTGATAAAAACGACAATATCTATAATCAAAACTTCTTCGATACCCTTAAGAATGTTCACGATCAGTTGTTTTTTATTAATGGTGTTAACCGTTCTCTGGTTATTTCTCTTTTTTCTCCGTCAACCCGCTTTACCGAGATTGTAGAGGGCGGATTTGCTGGCGGGCCTGTAATTCCGGCTGATTTCAATTCATCTAATCCCGAAGCCCTAGAGCTTGTTGCAGCAAACGTTGAGAAGGCCAATATTGTTGGTCGACAAGTTTCAAGCGATTACAGCTGCGCCATGGTGACAGCCCAACTGCTTGATATTGACCCTCAAACCGGTGAGCCGCTAGACACCCTAGCACTGGCAGCAGAGCTTGAAGAGCAACTTCGCGGTCAATACGAAAACGATAACACTTCTATTCATATTATCGGCTTCGCGAAAATGATTGGCGATGTGGCGGATGGTGCAAAAGACGTACTGGTCTTTTTCGCCATAGCTATCGCTATCACAGCGGTTATGGTGTATTTCTTCTCTCGAAGCATTATGCTCACTATTTTACCGTTAGTATGTTCGATTATTGCGGTTATTTGGCAGCTCGGGTTATTGACTTCAATTGGCTTTGGTATGGACCCTATGTCAATTTTGGTTCCATTCCTTGTATTTGCGATTGGTGTAAGTCACGGCGTACAGATGATCAATGCGGTAGAAAAGCACGCGGTAACAGGCATTGGTGCAAAACGTGCCTCGATGGCGGCGTTTAGAAACTTGTTGGTTCCAGGCGGAATAGCGCTGTTGTCCGATACAGTAGGCTTTATGACACTACTGGTTATCGATATCGGTATCATTCGTGAACTGGCAATAACAGCGAGTATGGGTGTGGCGGTAATTATACTTACCAACCTATTACTGCTTCCTGTATTGATGAGTTTCTTGAAACTTGACCAAAAGTATGTAGAAAAATTTGCGGGTAAGGAAAACGCCAATTCAAAATTCTGGGAAGTGATTGCATCTTGTTCGCGTAAAAAGCCGGCGGCAATCATCTTAATTGTCACCGCTATCTTATTTGTATTCGGGCACTTCCAAGCTCAGAATATGAAAATAGGGGACTTGCATGCTGGTGCACCTGCACTTCATGAGACGTCGCGATACAACCAAGACACTTTCCTTATTACCGACAAGTACGAAGTTACGGTCGATTACATTTCCATTTTGGTAGAAACTACGCCAGAGGCATGTACATCGCATAGCGTGATGAAGGCCATGGATGACTTCCAGTGGAAAATGGAAAACGTACAAGGTGTTCAATCGGCAGTATCGTTGGCCTCGGTAGCGAAAATTGTAAATGCAGGTTACAACGAAGGTAACGTCAAGTGGCAAGTCATTCCGCGCAACCAGCAAACCTTAGTTCAAGCTATTTCTCGTGTTCCAACATCATCAGGTCTATTAAACGGCGACTGCTCGGTCATGCCTATAATCCTGTTTATGGAAGATCATAAAGCTGAAACGATTTCTCGCGTCGTTGACGCCGTTAAGTCATATCGCGCTGAATACCAAAGTGACGATATGAAGTTTAGCTTAGCGTCTGGCCCAGTGGGTGTAATGGCCGCAACTAATGAAGCAGTGAGTGCAGCGCAAGACCCAATGATGCTTTACGTGTTCGGTGCGGTAATTGCGCTATGTCTTATTAGCTTCCGCTCAATCAGAGCGACCTTAGTAGTGGTTATCCCACTTTACGTGGTGTCAGTATTGGCCCAAGCACTGATGACATACCTTCAAATTGGCCTCACCGTTTCTACGTTACCAGTTATCGCACTTGGCGTGGGCATCGGAGTGGACTATGGTATTTATATACTCTCTACGAAGAGCTTAATGTTGAAGAAAGGTGCGACGGTGCAAGAAGCTTATTTCGCCGCACTTAAAGAGCGTGGAAGCGCTGTTTTATTTACCGGTATTACGCTAGCAATAGGCGTGAGCACATGGGTGTTCTCATCACTTAAGTTCCAGATGGATATGGGTATACTGCTTACATTTATGTTCGTAGTAAACATGCTTGGGGCAATAATTGTACTGCCCGCACTTGCAAGATTCCTATGGTGGAATAAGAACGACCCCGGTGCATAAATTATTTTTGCATAGCTAAGCAGAAAAAAGGGCCGTTAGGCCCTTTTTTTTGGGTCTTTTTTGCATAGTTATCTATGCTGTTAATATAAGGTTAAAAATGGGCTTTCATTAGCGCCATTTATTAGAGAAAATAGTTTGGTACTCGGCACTTATACCAAGTCGGATTGGTATTACGACATTCAAAAAAGGTTAACAAATGACAGTCACCTCACAGCGACACTCAGTACTGCTAGACAATGTATTTGCACTTATCGACAAGAAAGTAGATACCAAGCAGAAGTCTCTTGTGCAGCAATTCGGACGTCTGTTGTATAAAAACATATCAAGCGATGACTTAGAAAATCGCAACGACAGCGACCTGTATGGTGCAACACTTAGTTTATGGAACGGACTAGCAAAGTTCGATAATACATCGCCTTATATTCGCGTTTTTAATCCAGAAATAGCCAAGCATGGATGGCACTCTAGTCATACGATTGTTGAAATTATCGTTTCGGATATGCCATTTTTAGTTGATTCTGTGCGTATGTTGCTGAACCGACTAAATATTACCGCTCATTTATTTCTTCATAGCCCCATTGGCATCAAGCGAGACAACTCAAACAAAGTCGACGCGTTTGCAGAGCCGGGGAAGATTATTAATGGCGCGAAAAAAGAAACCGTTTTGTTTATCGAAATTGATACACAAACGTCGAAAAAAGACATTGATGCATTAACGCAAGAGCTTTATTCAGTGGTTGATGAAGTGTCTCTAGCCGTCAAAGACTGGCAGGGAATGACCAACACACTACAAGAAGTGATAAAAAAGAGCGCTACGTTTAATTGGCCTGTTTCTGCAGACGCGAAAAAGCAAACTAAAGCGTATTTAGAGTGGCTGGGCGATCATAACTTCACCATGATGGGCTATCGTTATTACGACGTTAAAGCTATTGAAGGTGATCATAGATGGATACCGCAAAACGATACTAGCCTTGGGTTGCTAAAAAACTCGATTAATGACCGAGAACGTTTGTTGTCTCGCTTGCCTGCTTCAGCAAGAGCCGAAGCTCTTAGCAAGAATCCGTTAATTCTAACTAAAACCAATTCACGCGCTCGCGTACACCGACCTGCCTACATGGATTACGTGGGTGTTAAAGAGTTTAATAAAGTTGGTCAAGTTGTGGGAGAGCATCGTTTCCTAGGTTTGTATTCGGCTTCTTTTTACAATAATAGCGTTACCCAACTACCTATTCTTCGAGAGAAAATTAAGCGAATCTGTGAGCTCTCAGGTTTTGAACCAGGTACCCATGCCTACAAGGCCTTCGCAAACATTATTGAGACCTATCCTCGTGATGAGCTTCTTCAAACGCCGGCAGAAGAACTTGCTCAAATTGTAATGGGCATCTTTCAGATGCAAGAGCGCGGTATTTCTCGTCTGTTTATTCGAAAAGATACATTTGGCCGCTTTTTCTCATGCATGGTTTTTGTTCCAAGAGAGCGCTACAACACTGAGCTAAGAAAAGAAACACAAGCGCTTTTAAAAGCGTCCTTAGGTGCAGCAGAGGAAGTGGAATTTACTACTTTCTTCTCAGAGTCTGTATATGCCCGTACGCACTATATTGCGAGAGTCAACGACAACAACGCGGAATTCGATGTGAAGGAAATAGAGCAAAACATTATTGAGTTGACCAAAACGTGGAACGACAGACTAGCGTCAGCAATTTCAGCCGCCCACGGTGAGGCGTCAGGCAAAGCGCTAGAACGCAAGTATAACAACGCGTTCTCTCGAAGCTACATGGAACACAACCTTCCATCGGCTGCACTGGTTGATATCGGCAAACTTGAGACCCTAGACGACAACCATACCCTTGATATGCTGTTCTATCGTCCGCAAGAAGAAGGCGCCGACAGTCAGGTGGTTAAGCTTAAGCTTTTCCATCGCGCAGAGCCTATTCACTTATCAGACGTTTTGCCTATGCTTGAGAATTTTGGGTTACGCGTAATCGACGAGAGCCCATATAAAATCACATGTTCAGAAGGTGAGCGTAATTGGGTCATGGACTTCACCATGCTGCACAAAAGCGGCCAGCATTTTGACATGGAAAAGGCGCAAGTCCTGTTCCAAGACGCGTTTGCAAAGGTGTGGTACAAAACGTTAGAAGACGACGCATTCAACCGCCTTATTTTAGGCGCGAACATGACGGGGCGTAAGGTAACCGTATTGCGCGCTTATGCTAAGTACATGCGTCAAACCGGTAGCTCCTTCAGTCGTGACTATATTGCTAATACGTTAGCTAATTACCCAGACATTGCCCGTTTACTGGTGGACTTTTTCGACCAGCGCTTCAATCCGAAGAAAAAGCGTAGTGAGAAAAAAGAAGAGGCACTTTTAGACACCATCAAGGCACAACTAGACAACGTTAGTAACTTAGATGACGACCGTATAATTCGTCGTTACCTTGATATGATGTCTGCCACTTTGCGCACGAACTTCTATCAGAATGATGAAGCAGGCGATGAGAAATCTTATGTCTCATTTAAGATGATGCCTGAACTTATTCCTGAAATGCCGCTGCCTTTACCGAAA
Protein-coding sequences here:
- a CDS encoding DUF2835 family protein, which codes for MPDVVMVSESGLSVQVPTNRLRQFVTSDGIKGRFRMIIDANKKIKSFERLA
- the nhaC gene encoding Na+/H+ antiporter NhaC, which encodes MTNKELKTPSLLDALLPILALIVMMGSAVYLFADNSSYGPNQIALLLAMGLAAIIGMKNGYSWKTIEKGIVDGISMSLGACLILLAVGSLIGTWMLAGTVPTLIYFGLELLNPSFFYAAACLICAVVAMSIGSSWTTAATVGVALMGVSAGMEMSAAITAGAVVSGAYFGDKISPLSETTNLAPAVAGTDLFEHIRYMLWTTIPSFVIALILFTILGFSEVGEAKAERIEQMQQLLNASFDLGWHLLIPLVVLLTLAIKKMPAFPAVFIGALLGGVWAVVFQWDVVMSMASSDDSANVGALKVVWTALFDGVSFSTPDENLNSLLSRGGMSSMLNTIWLIICAMSFGAVLERVGLLKRAVSAILLGAKSAGDMVSRTILTCFGTNLVTADQYISIVMPGRMYKEEFKKRGLDQLNLSRSLEDGGTLTSPLIPWNTCGAYMHSVLLVNPFDYVFYAFFNVINPILAIIYAYLGIKILRITPPTVEVNSKETV
- the pepN gene encoding aminopeptidase N, whose translation is MSVQAKRRADYQPPAFSIATVDLHITLHPTETKVVSTLAIARNGAHNAPLVLDGDGLELNAIAVNGEALSEEFYTLGDNTLSINSELDTFELVITTTIAPEHNKALEGLYLSGGAYCTQCEAEGFRRITYFMDRPDVLSVYTVTVVADKSIPMLLANGNPVDKGDIGASSHFVKWHDPHPKPCYLFALVAGDFDLLTDSYTTSSGKEVALELYVDKGKKSQGVFALESLKRAMKWDEDVFGLEYDLDIYMIVAVDFFNMGAMENKGLNVFNSKFVLADQESATDDDFFNVESVIAHEYFHNWTGNRVTCRDWFQLSLKEGLTVFRDQQFSADMTSALSNRIKHVRVMREHQFAEDASAMSHPIRPEEVIEMNNFYTVTVYDKGAEVIRMFHTLLGPDGFRRGMDEYFKRHDGQAVTCDDFISAMQSATDLDLTQFARWYSQSGTPVISVEHKIQNDDNDDVIHTFTLSQHTPATSDQSEKESLYIPVNIEIIDDEGNTYTDNESMIQNGMVILNAPSMSFTVNAENASLTPVVLGNFSAPAKVENPLDTASLLTIFKYAKDPFNRWDAMQTLYDRCIKQIEDAPGCAISNDIWEGIKQAIAQEQSNLELLGECLVTPSFETLCQSRSNINVSALSKARKAFCDQFAQALEQELLQVFNNIDAASYSYTQDAVNQRRCKNVVLAHLARLPQHEGAIVAQFDAADNMTDTLGALRSAQHCNSATFDTLMARFEATWNHDPLVLDKWFALHATQNRDDIFATITMLCEHPQFAMSNPNRVRSVIGSFAFYNSERFHALDGSGYKFVTDYLLKLDAVNPQVAARIVTPLTQWQGFANEHQVLMKQQLGRLLNHKGLSKDVFEKVSKSLAYDKH
- a CDS encoding DUF1302 domain-containing protein, producing the protein MKNGPSAFKISPVAAGVLSLLGAAAVPVHAANWQVGDVSISLDSTFTLATSIRTEARDYDLIGNSNHPQFDWSGYHAAFNPLYPSGDVWGLADGAYSTNGDLGNLAHDPGDAFATQISGTHELDINFGDYGFFARGFWFYDFEQMDGDRPYSNPITGNQYDLCQDPEAEDLLCTDVRLYDAFFYGDWWIGDKPFTLRVGRQVISWGESTFIQHGINTTNPVDVTRARAPGAELKEVFLPVGMVYASLGLTDTVSISGYYQYEWERSWLPVSGSYFAGNDFAGEGGQRQNIQLGFSGNPDIDLDHLLTALNGYGDLLRSGADAADISQAYLAYPTKVVIRGFSDDAHNDADDQGQYGLRLTWFAENLNETEFSFYHINYHSQRPLISGKTSDFTAEGIGADLAFLASNTVTRDNITELGAFTQSEFFYPEDIKLYGMSFNTNIGTTALAGEFAYRVDEPLQIDDVELLYMGMPEQLANAGLRPDFGGISQLNNIGRAVGPGEIAEGYLFSDTWQMQFTASHVFGPKFGSDNFVLLGEVGYVNVVDMPDPDVIRLNAPGTARTPSLEPINGNSREGLHIGLSDGPETNPFATDDAWGYRLLAVADYNSIFAGMNLRVRGTFSHDVEGTTPDPLFLFTEDVKSAALSFTFDYLSKWSATASYSAFWGGIGTTNALSDRDFISFNIKYAI